Proteins found in one Pseudomonas marvdashtae genomic segment:
- a CDS encoding PA2817 family protein produces MSNVVADHLVLLDHLRSILVAVGEAEQVPEESHALFLERFDELRAQLPVDPIESQYLGQDLLCQVIVRYPQIAHLVPRDLLWYFAGDCLHYMPDEEISLYQALEERRFEAEQNDEPFDWNQEKQLLAMSDQDSKH; encoded by the coding sequence GTGTCCAATGTCGTTGCCGATCACCTCGTCTTGCTTGACCACTTGCGCAGCATCCTGGTCGCCGTGGGTGAGGCCGAACAGGTTCCCGAAGAAAGCCATGCGCTGTTCCTGGAGCGCTTTGATGAGTTGCGTGCGCAACTGCCGGTCGACCCGATCGAAAGCCAGTACCTGGGACAGGACCTTCTATGCCAGGTCATCGTTCGTTATCCACAGATCGCCCATTTGGTGCCGCGCGATCTGCTGTGGTACTTCGCCGGTGATTGCCTGCACTACATGCCTGACGAAGAAATCAGCCTCTACCAAGCCTTGGAGGAACGTCGTTTCGAAGCCGAACAAAACGACGAGCCCTTCGATTGGAACCAGGAAAAGCAATTGCTGGCGATGTCAGATCAGGACAGCAAGCACTGA